TATCGATGACAATGGGCGCCCGGAATTCAGTCAGAGGCCCTGCTCCCCCGACGCCACTACCACCAACTTGTCACCCATCCCGCCCATCGACGCTGGGGCAGCCCGGGAGCCGGGTATCAGTGAGCAGTACGACACCGTCACTGCGAAACTTGATGATCGTATAAACAAAGCGAGCATTGCGACCGCGGAAGATGACATCAATGCCTATATCAAGGAAAGGGACTTAAAGATCAGTGTCTATGAAAAACAATGGGTCCCCGAAGGTGGTGACCGCGTTTACCATGCCTTCGCAGTTTCGCGCAATCGGTGGTTACGCGATCAGATCAGGGACCTTTTCTCCCAATACGATAAGCAAATCGCTGCCAAGACAGCGGAGATCCGGAAATTGCAGAAAAAACTGCACACTCCGGATCCCGACTCCGATCGGCCCCCGGGGATGCTGGATACGCCCGCAGAGTGGAATAAGAGATATCGAATAGAGTCGGGTACTTGGCGACGCAGCAATTAGGTGATCGAACCAAGACCACTCTCTAACTTCGCTACGACCAGCAACCAATTAAGCCAAACCTGGTTGGAGACAGCGAAGTCGAGCACCGGCTCGGGCAGCGGCGTCTGAAGTGCTGCGCCGTGGGCAAGGCGGCTGCGTTTAGCGCACTTTATCACTCACCCCTGAACCGCACCGAACGCATCTTCCGACTGCACGCCCTGCGCAATGACAAACCGCGCCCGCTCGCGCGGCTGCAAGAGGAGCTGGATACGTCGCGGGCCACGGTGGTACGCGATCTGGCCTACATGAAAGACTTCATGGGCGCGCCGAGCGAATACGACCGCGCCACCAACGGCTATCGTTACCGCAGCACCGAGGCCGGGTTCCAACTCCCGGGACTCTGGCTCAATGAAAGCGAACTCTATGCCCTGCTCGCCAGCGAGCGCCTGCTCGAGCAGATGCAACCCGGGCTGCTGTCGCCCTACGTCGGCCCCTTGCGCTCAGGTATCCGCGCCGTGCTGGCGCACAGCGGCCATAGCGCGGCCAGCGTCAGCGAGCGCATTCTGATGGCGGGGGTCGGCGGTTCGGGGATACGTCCATTAATCCGTGATGCCGAAAGGCGTTGAGCACACGAGGGGCTGAGGGTGCGGCGCAGCTACGGCGGGTATCTTGGGCGGGGGCGGCGGTCAAGCCCGCGCCGCCCCCAAGACGCCACTGCCCGCGCATCCTTGCGGATACGCGGGCGGTATCTCGACCGCTCCCGGGTCTTCAGGCCCCGGGCATCAGGCCCGGAGCCGGTCCCTCATCA
The DNA window shown above is from Candidatus Thiodictyon syntrophicum and carries:
- a CDS encoding DUF4124 domain-containing protein, whose product is MLALLCGFLLHPLHAAEVYKCIDDNGRPEFSQRPCSPDATTTNLSPIPPIDAGAAREPGISEQYDTVTAKLDDRINKASIATAEDDINAYIKERDLKISVYEKQWVPEGGDRVYHAFAVSRNRWLRDQIRDLFSQYDKQIAAKTAEIRKLQKKLHTPDPDSDRPPGMLDTPAEWNKRYRIESGTWRRSN
- a CDS encoding helix-turn-helix transcriptional regulator, encoding MGKAAAFSALYHSPLNRTERIFRLHALRNDKPRPLARLQEELDTSRATVVRDLAYMKDFMGAPSEYDRATNGYRYRSTEAGFQLPGLWLNESELYALLASERLLEQMQPGLLSPYVGPLRSGIRAVLAHSGHSAASVSERILMAGVGGSGIRPLIRDAERR